One genomic region from Chlamydia poikilotherma encodes:
- the recA gene encoding recombinase RecA — protein MNVPDRKKALEAAIAYIEKQFGSGSIMSLGKHSATHEISTIKTGALSLDLALGIGGVPKGRIVEIFGPESSGKTTLATHIVANAQKMGGIAAYIDAEHALDPSYASLIGANINDLMISQPDCGEDALSIAELLARSGAVDVIVIDSVAALVPKSELEGDIGDVHVGLQARMMSQALRKLTATLARSQTCAVFINQIREKIGVSFGNPETTTGGRALKFYSSIRMDIRRIGAIKGNESFDLGNRIKVKVAKNKLAPPFRTAEFDILFNEGISSAGCILDLAVEHNIVEKKGSWFNYQDRKLGQGREAVREELKKNKKLFDELEKRIFDIISSAKLAVAEEKKEEQTAQPVA, from the coding sequence ATGAATGTACCTGATCGTAAAAAAGCACTAGAAGCAGCAATTGCCTATATCGAAAAACAATTTGGCTCTGGATCTATCATGAGTCTAGGGAAACACTCTGCCACTCATGAAATTTCAACTATAAAAACAGGAGCCTTATCTTTAGATTTAGCTTTAGGTATTGGGGGTGTTCCAAAAGGACGTATTGTTGAGATTTTCGGCCCTGAATCTTCAGGAAAAACCACATTAGCTACCCATATCGTTGCCAATGCTCAAAAGATGGGCGGCATTGCTGCATATATCGATGCAGAACATGCTTTAGATCCTAGCTACGCTTCTCTTATAGGTGCAAATATCAATGATCTTATGATCTCCCAACCCGATTGTGGTGAAGATGCTTTAAGTATTGCTGAACTATTGGCAAGATCAGGAGCTGTTGATGTTATTGTTATTGATTCTGTAGCTGCTTTGGTTCCTAAAAGCGAACTCGAAGGAGATATCGGTGATGTACATGTAGGGCTACAAGCACGTATGATGTCTCAAGCATTACGTAAGCTTACAGCAACATTAGCGCGTAGTCAAACCTGTGCGGTATTCATTAACCAGATTCGTGAAAAGATAGGCGTTAGCTTCGGCAATCCTGAAACAACAACAGGTGGACGTGCTTTAAAATTCTATTCATCAATACGTATGGATATCCGTCGTATTGGAGCCATTAAAGGTAATGAAAGCTTTGATCTTGGAAACCGCATCAAAGTAAAAGTTGCTAAAAATAAATTAGCACCTCCATTTAGAACCGCAGAATTTGATATTCTCTTTAATGAAGGCATTTCTTCAGCAGGATGTATTCTAGATCTTGCTGTAGAACATAATATCGTCGAAAAAAAGGGTTCTTGGTTCAACTATCAAGATCGCAAGTTAGGCCAAGGAAGAGAGGCTGTTCGTGAAGAACTCAAGAAAAATAAAAAGCTATTTGATGAGTTAGAAAAACGTATCTTTGACATAATCTCTTCAGCAAAATTAGCAGTCGCAGAAGAGAAAAAAGAAGAGCAAACAGCGCAACCTGTAGCTTAA
- a CDS encoding toxin-antitoxin system YwqK family antitoxin, whose amino-acid sequence MVIRKFLCLFLLCFAFTPSYAAGTYEKLTLTGINIIDRNGLSETICSKEKLKKYAKVDFLSPQPYQKVMRMYKNTRGENVSCLTTYHPNGQLKQYLECVNNRACGRYREWHGNGKIKIQAEVIGGIADLHPSAESGWLFHGTTLAHSDEGMLEAAINYDKGLLQGTSYYYHPNGQVWKECSYHKGRAHGDFLTYTVEGFLLKKQTYQDGEKHSVSVRYQERSNIVLSEEEYDNGLLLKGSYLDPHTHQIFSEIVNGNGVQAIYGKHAIVETRVFIRGEACGKVTVFDSLGDQILQTYTLVEGVKHGEELFFYPDTGKSKLLLTWNHGILQGPVKTWYPNGSLESCKELINNKKSGLLTLYYPEGQIMATEEYDNELLIKGEYFRPGDRHPYSKIDKGCGTAVFFTSSGTITKKIPYQDGKPLIN is encoded by the coding sequence ATGGTTATAAGAAAATTTTTATGCTTATTCCTTCTATGTTTTGCTTTTACTCCAAGCTATGCTGCTGGAACCTATGAGAAGCTAACATTAACAGGGATTAACATCATTGATAGAAATGGCTTATCGGAGACAATCTGCTCTAAAGAGAAGTTGAAAAAGTATGCTAAGGTAGATTTCCTATCTCCCCAGCCCTATCAAAAAGTTATGCGTATGTATAAAAATACACGAGGTGAAAATGTTTCGTGTTTAACAACATACCATCCGAATGGTCAATTAAAACAGTATTTAGAGTGTGTGAATAATCGCGCTTGCGGACGCTACCGAGAATGGCATGGCAATGGAAAAATTAAAATCCAAGCAGAAGTCATAGGAGGAATTGCAGACCTTCATCCCTCTGCAGAATCTGGATGGTTATTCCATGGGACAACACTAGCTCATAGCGACGAGGGTATGTTAGAAGCCGCTATTAATTATGATAAAGGTTTGCTACAGGGAACTTCGTATTACTATCATCCGAATGGTCAAGTATGGAAAGAATGTTCTTATCATAAAGGCCGCGCTCATGGCGATTTCCTTACCTACACAGTGGAAGGGTTTTTGCTGAAAAAGCAAACTTATCAAGATGGAGAAAAACATAGTGTATCCGTACGCTATCAAGAACGTTCTAATATTGTGCTTTCTGAAGAGGAATATGATAATGGTTTGTTATTAAAAGGTTCTTATTTAGATCCTCACACACATCAAATATTCTCTGAAATCGTTAATGGCAACGGAGTACAGGCAATTTATGGGAAACATGCGATTGTAGAAACTCGCGTGTTTATACGAGGTGAAGCCTGCGGGAAAGTTACCGTATTCGATAGCCTTGGAGATCAAATTCTTCAAACATACACACTGGTTGAAGGTGTGAAACATGGTGAAGAGTTATTTTTTTATCCCGATACAGGAAAATCTAAGCTTCTTTTAACCTGGAATCACGGAATTTTACAAGGTCCTGTAAAAACCTGGTATCCAAATGGGTCATTAGAAAGTTGTAAGGAATTGATAAATAATAAAAAATCCGGCCTATTAACCCTGTACTATCCTGAAGGCCAAATTATGGCTACTGAAGAATACGACAATGAACTACTTATAAAAGGAGAATACTTCCGTCCTGGAGATCGTCATCCCTATTCTAAGATAGATAAAGGCTGCGGAACAGCTGTATTTTTCACATCTTCGGGAACTATTACTAAAAAGATCCCTTATCAAGATGGTAAACCTCTGATCAATTAG
- a CDS encoding 5-formyltetrahydrofolate cyclo-ligase has product MNTSVIAEKKKRREFFTSLRQSIQEPRLSQASQAVAAFIRELPKGSLVLSFISFRSEINIDLANRILINEFSLAIPQTQNHELIPVHVPSLKVLSNLTHPLRLSEFNLEPIQPQQITHVLIPALAFDNDNYRLGYGGGCYDRWLAVNSHPITIGVGFKEQKTLILPREDHDISLSQVFLA; this is encoded by the coding sequence ATGAATACTTCTGTAATTGCTGAGAAAAAGAAGCGACGTGAATTTTTTACCTCCCTAAGGCAATCTATACAGGAACCGCGATTATCACAAGCCTCTCAAGCCGTTGCTGCTTTTATTCGTGAATTACCCAAGGGAAGCTTGGTTCTTTCCTTTATTTCTTTCCGTTCAGAAATCAATATAGATTTAGCAAATCGCATTCTTATCAACGAATTCTCTTTAGCCATACCACAAACGCAAAATCATGAACTTATCCCTGTTCACGTGCCCTCGTTAAAGGTTTTATCAAATCTAACACATCCTTTACGGCTTTCTGAATTTAATTTGGAACCCATTCAACCTCAACAAATCACTCATGTTCTCATCCCGGCCTTAGCCTTTGATAATGATAATTATCGTCTTGGTTACGGCGGTGGTTGTTATGATCGTTGGTTAGCAGTAAATTCCCATCCAATAACTATAGGCGTCGGGTTTAAGGAACAAAAAACTCTTATTCTCCCTAGAGAAGACCACGATATTTCCCTATCTCAAGTATTTTTAGCATAA
- a CDS encoding CADD family putative folate metabolism protein, with translation MKPCLDLLDKNIKEKHMLDHTFYMKWSKGELTKEQLKAYAKDYYLHIKTFPRYLSAIHSRCDNLEARKLFLNNLMDEETGHPNHIDLWKNFAYALGVNEEELENHVPSAAAQKKVDTFLRWCTGDSLSAGVSALYTYESQIPTVAETKISGLKQYFGFTAPEDYEYFTVHQDIDVRHACEERELIETLLNNDCNKVLQASREVCDALYDFLDTFLDEKATCSATLLPVSDSKPSSCGCNCCH, from the coding sequence ATGAAACCCTGTTTAGATTTATTAGATAAAAACATCAAAGAAAAACATATGTTAGATCATACCTTTTACATGAAGTGGTCTAAGGGAGAGTTAACGAAAGAGCAGTTAAAGGCATATGCTAAGGATTATTACCTCCATATTAAAACTTTTCCACGTTATCTCTCAGCAATACATAGCCGTTGTGATAATTTAGAAGCACGCAAACTGTTTCTTAATAATCTCATGGATGAAGAAACAGGCCATCCTAATCATATAGATCTATGGAAAAATTTTGCTTATGCTTTGGGTGTTAATGAGGAGGAATTAGAAAATCATGTTCCCAGTGCAGCAGCACAAAAGAAAGTCGATACATTTTTGCGTTGGTGTACCGGAGATTCATTATCTGCAGGTGTGTCGGCTTTATACACCTATGAAAGCCAAATCCCTACAGTTGCAGAGACTAAAATTTCTGGATTAAAACAGTATTTTGGTTTTACTGCTCCTGAAGATTACGAGTACTTCACAGTACATCAAGATATTGATGTAAGACATGCTTGTGAGGAAAGAGAATTAATAGAAACATTACTAAATAATGATTGTAATAAGGTTTTACAAGCTTCTAGAGAAGTATGTGATGCTTTATATGACTTTTTAGACACTTTCTTAGACGAGAAAGCTACTTGTTCAGCAACCCTGCTTCCTGTTTCGGACTCTAAACCGTCTTCATGTGGTTGTAACTGCTGTCATTAA